The following are from one region of the Marinomonas sp. CT5 genome:
- a CDS encoding ABC transporter permease: MKILGASRKQLMLLALLAPTSLFLLIFFVGPMLIMLTYSFLEPGLYGGVEWNFYHWNYGRVFGWADGFYEEFDTVYLEILLRSVGLAVATVFCTLFICYPVAFWVSTLSPKKKALCIFLITLPFFASMVVRLYAWVLILRNSGFANQFLELTGFISEPLNLMFSGTAVIIGMVYIFIPFMFLPIYSSVEKLDKSLLQASEDLGATPFITFRKVIFPLTLPGIVAGCILVFIPSLGNFVVPDLLGGAKVLMIGNMIEQQFLYARNWPFGATLSMVIIFMMMIILSIYLYKSAKQQAAL, encoded by the coding sequence ATGAAGATCCTTGGCGCGTCCCGAAAGCAACTTATGTTACTCGCCTTATTGGCACCAACAAGCCTATTTTTATTGATTTTTTTTGTTGGTCCCATGCTAATTATGCTGACCTACAGCTTTTTGGAACCGGGTTTATATGGCGGTGTAGAGTGGAATTTTTATCACTGGAATTACGGACGAGTATTTGGCTGGGCTGATGGTTTTTATGAAGAGTTCGACACAGTCTATTTGGAAATTTTATTACGCTCTGTCGGACTGGCAGTTGCGACCGTCTTCTGCACTTTATTTATTTGTTATCCCGTCGCCTTTTGGGTTTCAACCTTATCGCCCAAAAAGAAAGCACTGTGTATCTTTTTAATTACATTACCCTTTTTCGCCAGTATGGTTGTTCGCCTTTACGCTTGGGTACTAATCTTACGGAACTCCGGCTTTGCCAATCAGTTTTTAGAGCTCACGGGATTCATTTCTGAACCATTAAACCTCATGTTTTCTGGAACTGCAGTGATCATAGGTATGGTTTACATATTCATCCCATTTATGTTTTTGCCTATCTACTCTAGTGTTGAAAAGCTCGATAAAAGTCTACTTCAAGCATCGGAGGACTTGGGCGCCACACCTTTTATTACCTTTCGCAAAGTCATTTTTCCCTTAACTCTACCGGGCATTGTCGCTGGCTGTATTCTGGTGTTTATCCCCAGTTTAGGAAACTTTGTTGTACCAGATCTACTTGGTGGCGCTAAGGTGCTGATGATTGGCAACATGATTGAGCAACAATTCTTATATGCTCGAAATTGGCCTTTTGGTGCAACTCTTTCCATGGTGATCATCTTCATGATGATGATTATTTTATCGATTTATTTATATAAATCTGCCAAACAACAAGCCGCTTTATAG
- a CDS encoding ABC transporter ATP-binding protein translates to MSASPLSPEYIKIRHAHRQFITPEGGIINALDDISLSIAQSEFITLLGPSGCGKTTLLKIVAGFEELDSGDILLDGQSIIQQPAHKRPVNTVFQSYALFPHMTVGDNVGYGLDIAKVNKIERNQRVAEALNMVGLSGIEQRLPSQLSGGQQQRVALARAIINRPKLLLLDEPLSALDKNLRLQMQLELKNLQSELGICFIFVTHDQEEALTMSDRIVVLNGGKIEQVGSPDEIYHTPKTEFVAKFIGESNILSGIVINKSETEIEVDCNGLTLHSFDTKPELGEEVKLLLRPEHLSLTPNDHEGARAQLTMKLNQTVFIGTDYQLHGELQNGQSFSALTRKTNTPLVNGSELTLYYQVNALHTIPSKKKSTKGHI, encoded by the coding sequence ATGTCAGCGTCCCCCCTTTCGCCTGAATATATAAAGATTCGCCATGCCCATCGCCAGTTCATCACACCAGAAGGCGGTATTATCAATGCATTAGATGATATTAGTCTGTCCATTGCACAAAGCGAGTTTATTACTTTATTAGGTCCTTCAGGCTGTGGAAAAACGACTCTGTTGAAAATAGTCGCAGGATTTGAAGAATTAGACAGCGGGGATATTCTTTTAGATGGTCAATCTATTATCCAACAACCAGCCCACAAACGCCCTGTTAATACTGTGTTTCAATCCTATGCCCTGTTTCCTCATATGACGGTAGGTGACAATGTTGGCTATGGCTTGGACATAGCAAAAGTTAATAAAATAGAACGCAATCAACGCGTCGCGGAAGCCCTTAATATGGTGGGATTGAGCGGCATAGAACAGCGCCTTCCATCACAGCTATCTGGAGGCCAACAACAGCGAGTCGCTCTCGCTCGAGCCATCATTAATCGTCCCAAATTACTTCTACTGGATGAACCACTTTCTGCATTAGACAAAAACTTACGACTGCAAATGCAACTTGAGCTCAAAAACCTTCAATCAGAGCTCGGCATTTGTTTCATCTTTGTCACCCACGACCAAGAAGAAGCACTCACTATGTCAGACCGCATCGTTGTGCTTAATGGGGGAAAAATAGAACAAGTTGGTAGCCCAGATGAAATTTACCACACTCCAAAAACAGAGTTCGTTGCTAAGTTCATAGGCGAGAGCAATATCTTATCGGGCATAGTAATTAATAAGTCCGAAACAGAGATTGAAGTCGACTGCAATGGTCTAACGTTACATAGCTTTGATACAAAGCCGGAGCTCGGGGAAGAGGTCAAACTACTATTAAGACCAGAGCATTTATCTCTTACTCCAAATGATCACGAAGGAGCAAGAGCTCAGCTAACCATGAAACTAAATCAAACCGTCTTTATCGGCACGGATTATCAGCTGCATGGCGAACTGCAAAACGGTCAATCGTTTTCAGCACTAACCAGAAAGACCAACACACCACTGGTAAATGGAAGTGAGCTTACTCTGTATTATCAGGTCAATGCCCTGCACACCATTCCATCGAAAAAAAAGTCGACTAAGGGGCATATATGA
- a CDS encoding spermidine/putrescine ABC transporter substrate-binding protein, whose protein sequence is MKQTISLKSSRKVKKALALTGIAMTAFGFSHTVSAEETLSLYNWGEYINPEVLSRFTEATGIKVKLDTYSSNEEMLAKLQAGATGYDIVFPSVHMQDIMAKLNLLEKTNINQYSGFKNIDKNFLNAESDPSGEYCLPYAWGTVGILYNKKLVSNLNSWAEFFALPKEGKNIAMLDDMREVISVGLITDGKSVNTTDRDDLKAAQTYIIKQKPNISAFTYDSIPMVQSGDIAAAQWYVGSMLYVFQNPDDLAYVIPKEGATMYQEDMCVLKSAPNKANAKKFMEFFTQPDIAALNAKQQTNGTMNTEAVKLLPDYLRNNPSINPPAEVKAKLQLFKELGRGIKLYDRVWTKIRTS, encoded by the coding sequence ATGAAACAAACAATTTCTTTAAAAAGTAGTCGGAAAGTAAAAAAAGCACTCGCTTTGACAGGCATCGCAATGACCGCCTTCGGCTTTTCACATACGGTTTCAGCTGAAGAAACCCTAAGCCTTTATAATTGGGGGGAATACATAAACCCTGAGGTGTTATCACGCTTTACCGAAGCAACAGGCATCAAGGTGAAGCTAGATACATATTCATCAAATGAAGAAATGCTGGCCAAGCTGCAAGCAGGCGCAACAGGCTACGACATTGTATTTCCTTCAGTCCATATGCAAGACATCATGGCAAAGCTGAATCTGCTTGAAAAAACTAACATCAACCAGTATTCAGGCTTTAAAAATATCGACAAGAACTTTCTCAATGCTGAATCTGATCCCAGTGGTGAGTATTGTCTTCCTTACGCTTGGGGAACTGTTGGTATTTTGTATAACAAAAAGCTAGTGTCCAATCTAAACTCTTGGGCTGAGTTCTTCGCACTTCCAAAAGAAGGGAAAAATATCGCCATGTTGGATGATATGCGAGAAGTTATCAGTGTCGGTTTGATTACGGATGGGAAAAGTGTCAACACCACAGATCGCGACGACCTAAAAGCGGCTCAAACTTATATTATTAAGCAAAAACCTAACATCTCGGCCTTTACTTACGACAGCATCCCCATGGTGCAATCTGGAGACATTGCCGCTGCGCAATGGTACGTAGGTTCCATGTTATATGTCTTTCAAAATCCAGATGATCTTGCTTATGTCATTCCTAAGGAAGGTGCCACCATGTATCAAGAAGATATGTGTGTACTAAAAAGCGCACCAAATAAAGCCAATGCCAAAAAGTTTATGGAGTTCTTTACCCAACCCGACATTGCTGCTCTGAATGCTAAGCAACAAACCAACGGCACAATGAATACCGAAGCCGTCAAACTGTTGCCCGATTATTTACGTAACAACCCAAGTATTAACCCGCCAGCAGAAGTAAAAGCTAAGCTACAACTTTTCAAAGAGCTTGGTCGAGGCATCAAACTATATGACCGAGTCTGGACCAAGATTCGTACATCATAA
- a CDS encoding MurR/RpiR family transcriptional regulator, whose protein sequence is MKNTFSSNPEYIATTTSQRIQELIPLVSKSEARVAQFILLNLDQISYETGASIAEKAAVSQITVSRFLKRAGYQGISSLKEELQKEFIPIEANESQRISQDSFYKDNLKQELKSMVRLYEQFETENWESLVSCVSAATRVYVSGFQSIRGTAEDFTRRLSLARDRVQYLSPHDGMLGEWLEDSPRGRKGYDTLIILDVVPYASEGRKLCEVAAEKGIQIVIISDEFCHWASEYNAHIVYSKSKSGLFLESTWGLVLTTNMLIDAVSRRDVNSDKRIKRWQEMAKRFDLF, encoded by the coding sequence ATGAAGAATACATTCTCATCAAACCCTGAATATATTGCGACAACAACCTCGCAACGAATCCAAGAGTTAATTCCTTTGGTATCGAAGTCTGAAGCGCGAGTGGCACAGTTTATTTTACTTAATTTAGATCAAATAAGTTATGAAACGGGCGCCTCAATTGCTGAAAAAGCGGCCGTTAGTCAAATTACTGTTAGCCGTTTTTTAAAGCGTGCAGGTTATCAGGGGATTTCATCACTCAAAGAAGAGTTGCAGAAAGAATTTATTCCAATTGAAGCCAATGAAAGTCAGCGAATTTCTCAGGATTCATTTTATAAAGATAACTTGAAACAAGAGCTGAAAAGCATGGTTCGTCTTTATGAGCAGTTCGAGACAGAAAATTGGGAGAGCTTAGTGAGTTGTGTGAGTGCGGCAACGCGGGTCTATGTTTCTGGTTTTCAATCAATACGAGGAACCGCAGAAGATTTCACACGACGTTTATCTCTGGCCCGTGATCGGGTGCAATATTTATCTCCCCATGATGGTATGTTAGGTGAGTGGCTTGAAGACAGTCCAAGAGGTCGAAAAGGCTACGATACTTTGATTATTCTTGATGTGGTCCCTTATGCCTCAGAAGGCCGAAAGTTGTGCGAAGTTGCCGCGGAGAAAGGCATTCAAATTGTGATTATCAGTGATGAATTTTGCCATTGGGCAAGTGAATATAATGCTCATATCGTATATTCCAAATCAAAATCGGGCCTATTTTTAGAGTCTACTTGGGGACTGGTTTTAACCACCAATATGTTAATAGATGCGGTTTCTAGGCGAGACGTGAACAGTGATAAGCGAATCAAGCGCTGGCAAGAAATGGCAAAGCGATTTGATCTTTTTTAA
- a CDS encoding ABC transporter substrate-binding protein, translating into MHYNKKKIALAALPFAVMMHSATLWADAYSDAAEKWVDTEFTVSTLSKQQQLDELHWFTEAAKKFRGMEINVASETLTTHKYESQVLAKAFTEITGIKVNHDLIQEGDVVEKLQTQMQSGRNIYDAYVNDSDLIGTHFRYGKVVPISDMMQGDGKDFTSPTLDLADFIGLDFTTGPDGKLYQLPTQQFANLYWFRADWFARPDLKAKFKSIYGYDLGVPVNWSAYEDIAEFFTDKVKNIDGERVYGHMDYGKKDPSLGWRFTDAWFSMAGAGDKGIPNGLPVDEWGIRIKDACSPVGSSVSRGGATNGPAAVYATTKYVDWLRKYAPPEAQGMTFSESGPVPAQGAVAQQIFWYTAFTADMTAKGLPVVNEDGTPKWRMAPSPVGPYWEEGMKKGYQDVGAWTFMNSTPEDRRLAAWLYAQFTTAKTVSLKKTLVGLTPIRESDINSPEMAAAAPKLGGLVEFYKGPARKEWSPTGINVPDYPKLAQLWWQYISQAASGEATPQEALNGLAAAQDKVMERLERANVQPICGPKMNKPRDEAYWLAQPGAPKPKLANEKPQGVTVSYDDLLRSWE; encoded by the coding sequence ATGCACTACAATAAGAAAAAAATTGCACTCGCCGCCTTACCCTTTGCTGTCATGATGCATTCAGCCACGTTATGGGCTGACGCATATTCAGATGCAGCAGAAAAGTGGGTAGATACTGAATTCACCGTTTCTACTCTAAGCAAGCAACAACAGCTTGATGAGTTGCACTGGTTCACCGAAGCCGCGAAAAAATTCCGTGGTATGGAAATCAACGTGGCATCTGAGACGTTAACGACTCACAAATACGAGTCTCAAGTGTTAGCAAAAGCTTTCACTGAAATCACCGGTATCAAGGTTAATCATGACCTGATCCAAGAAGGCGATGTGGTCGAAAAACTGCAAACGCAAATGCAGTCTGGCCGTAATATTTACGATGCTTACGTCAATGACTCTGATTTGATCGGTACGCATTTCCGTTACGGTAAAGTGGTGCCAATCTCTGACATGATGCAAGGCGATGGTAAAGACTTTACCTCCCCAACCTTAGATCTGGCTGACTTTATTGGTTTGGATTTCACTACAGGGCCAGATGGCAAACTTTATCAACTGCCAACTCAGCAATTTGCCAACCTTTATTGGTTCCGTGCTGACTGGTTTGCACGCCCCGATCTAAAAGCCAAATTCAAATCCATTTATGGCTATGACCTTGGCGTTCCCGTTAACTGGTCTGCTTATGAAGACATCGCTGAATTCTTCACAGACAAGGTGAAAAATATCGACGGCGAGCGTGTTTATGGTCACATGGATTACGGTAAAAAAGACCCTTCTCTAGGTTGGCGCTTCACTGATGCTTGGTTCTCTATGGCCGGTGCCGGCGATAAAGGGATTCCAAATGGTTTGCCTGTGGATGAATGGGGTATTCGTATCAAGGATGCCTGTTCACCGGTTGGCTCAAGTGTGTCCCGTGGTGGCGCTACCAACGGACCCGCTGCGGTTTATGCCACTACCAAATACGTGGATTGGTTACGTAAGTACGCACCACCAGAAGCGCAAGGTATGACCTTCTCTGAATCTGGCCCAGTACCAGCACAAGGTGCCGTGGCTCAGCAAATCTTCTGGTACACCGCTTTCACCGCTGACATGACGGCCAAAGGTCTACCTGTTGTCAATGAAGATGGCACGCCAAAATGGCGTATGGCTCCCTCTCCTGTTGGGCCATACTGGGAAGAAGGCATGAAGAAAGGCTATCAAGACGTTGGGGCTTGGACTTTCATGAACTCCACACCAGAAGATCGTCGCTTAGCGGCTTGGTTGTACGCTCAGTTCACCACGGCCAAAACCGTTTCTTTGAAGAAAACATTAGTGGGATTAACACCGATTCGTGAATCCGATATCAACTCACCTGAAATGGCCGCTGCAGCGCCTAAATTGGGCGGTTTGGTTGAATTCTACAAAGGGCCAGCGCGTAAAGAGTGGTCACCAACTGGGATCAACGTACCAGATTATCCTAAGCTCGCTCAGCTTTGGTGGCAGTATATTTCTCAAGCAGCAAGCGGAGAAGCAACACCACAAGAAGCGCTTAATGGTCTAGCCGCAGCGCAGGATAAAGTCATGGAGCGTTTAGAGCGCGCCAATGTGCAACCTATCTGTGGACCAAAAATGAACAAACCACGTGATGAAGCGTACTGGTTGGCTCAACCTGGCGCACCAAAACCGAAATTGGCTAATGAGAAACCACAAGGTGTCACGGTTTCTTACGACGACCTACTTCGTTCTTGGGAATAA
- a CDS encoding DUF2160 domain-containing protein encodes MAWMSWTLPTALFFIGIAVILVGMTTWQLISPCVERRGFLPLATTRGDRLFIGLLSSAFIHLAFVALTDVNIAVATVLCAFWMIILMRWG; translated from the coding sequence ATGGCTTGGATGTCTTGGACATTACCTACCGCCCTGTTTTTTATCGGTATTGCCGTGATCTTGGTCGGCATGACCACATGGCAACTGATCTCACCTTGCGTGGAGCGTCGTGGCTTTTTGCCGCTGGCGACAACACGTGGTGATCGCTTGTTCATTGGCCTGCTTAGCAGTGCTTTTATCCACCTTGCATTCGTTGCGTTAACGGATGTGAACATCGCGGTGGCAACCGTCCTGTGTGCATTTTGGATGATCATCCTAATGCGCTGGGGCTAG
- a CDS encoding carbohydrate ABC transporter permease — protein sequence MTRHNTAKKEQAPVYSKAERKTRNAHLRGRFGLVLYVVLLLLPIYWLVNMSFKTNTEILSGLSFYPENFTLANYAKIFGDPTWYMGYVNSILYVSMNMVISLVVALPAAYAFSRYKFIGDKHMFFWLLSNRMAPPAVFLLPFFQLYSSVGLFDTHIAVALAHCLFNVPLAVWILEGFMSGVPREIDETAYIDGYSFPKFFMRIFIPLIRSGIGVTAFFCFMFSWVELLLARTLTSVDAKPIAAIMTRTVSASGMDWGLLAAAGVLTILPGMLVIYFVRNHVAKGFALGRV from the coding sequence ATGACACGCCACAACACCGCTAAAAAAGAACAGGCTCCGGTCTACAGTAAAGCGGAACGCAAAACCCGTAACGCTCACCTACGCGGACGCTTTGGCTTGGTTTTATATGTAGTGCTATTGCTGCTGCCAATCTATTGGTTAGTAAATATGTCATTCAAAACCAATACTGAAATTCTCAGCGGATTGTCCTTCTATCCAGAAAATTTCACCCTAGCGAACTACGCCAAGATATTTGGCGATCCAACTTGGTACATGGGTTACGTGAACTCCATTCTTTACGTCTCCATGAACATGGTTATCAGTCTTGTAGTGGCTCTGCCAGCGGCTTATGCCTTTAGCCGCTATAAGTTTATTGGCGATAAACACATGTTCTTCTGGTTACTGTCTAATCGCATGGCACCACCAGCGGTTTTCTTACTGCCGTTTTTCCAGCTCTATTCTTCTGTGGGCTTGTTCGACACTCATATTGCCGTGGCCTTGGCGCACTGCTTATTCAACGTGCCATTAGCGGTATGGATTTTGGAAGGTTTTATGAGCGGGGTACCTCGTGAAATTGACGAAACCGCTTATATCGACGGCTATTCATTCCCAAAATTCTTTATGCGCATTTTCATCCCATTGATTCGCTCAGGGATCGGGGTGACGGCCTTCTTCTGCTTTATGTTTTCTTGGGTAGAGCTGCTATTGGCGCGGACATTAACCTCTGTCGATGCCAAACCCATTGCCGCCATTATGACCCGAACCGTGTCGGCATCAGGGATGGATTGGGGACTACTGGCCGCGGCTGGTGTGCTGACAATCCTACCGGGGATGTTGGTCATTTACTTCGTTCGTAACCATGTGGCGAAGGGCTTTGCCCTTGGCCGAGTGTAA
- a CDS encoding sugar ABC transporter permease, producing the protein MQTKVENNKAWFLVLPVFLIVAFSAIIPLMTVVNYSVQDIFDPYTRYFVGTEWFKQVMLDSRLHEALLRQFIYSFTILIIEVPLGICVALMMPTKGRGASLALILVAIPLLIPWNVVGTIWQIFGRADIGLFGAFMSSIGVDYNYASDPTDAWLTVVLMDVWHWTPLVALLCYSGLRAIPEVYYQAARIDQASRWAVFRYIQLPKLTNVLIIGVLLRFMDSFMIYTEPFVLTGGGPGSSTTFLSQSLVQQAIGQFDLGPAAAFSLVYFLIILLVCWVFYTTIMNMQKDK; encoded by the coding sequence ATGCAAACTAAAGTCGAAAACAATAAGGCGTGGTTCCTTGTTCTGCCTGTTTTTCTCATCGTAGCTTTCTCTGCCATCATTCCTCTGATGACGGTGGTGAACTATTCAGTACAGGATATTTTTGATCCTTATACTCGCTACTTTGTTGGCACAGAATGGTTCAAGCAAGTGATGCTAGATAGCCGCTTGCACGAAGCTTTGCTACGCCAATTCATCTATTCCTTCACCATTCTGATCATTGAAGTGCCATTGGGTATTTGCGTGGCCTTGATGATGCCAACCAAAGGCCGTGGCGCATCTTTGGCTTTGATCTTGGTGGCGATTCCCCTGCTAATTCCATGGAACGTGGTAGGCACCATTTGGCAAATCTTCGGCCGTGCGGACATCGGTTTGTTCGGAGCCTTCATGAGCAGCATTGGTGTCGACTACAACTACGCGTCTGATCCTACCGATGCTTGGTTAACCGTGGTCTTGATGGACGTGTGGCACTGGACACCTTTGGTTGCCTTGCTGTGCTACTCCGGTCTGCGAGCGATCCCTGAAGTTTATTATCAAGCAGCGCGAATCGACCAAGCGTCACGCTGGGCCGTGTTCCGCTATATCCAGCTTCCTAAACTGACTAACGTACTGATTATTGGTGTGTTATTGCGCTTTATGGATTCGTTCATGATTTACACCGAGCCGTTTGTACTAACGGGTGGCGGCCCAGGTAGTTCTACCACCTTCTTGAGTCAGTCCTTGGTACAGCAAGCCATCGGTCAGTTTGACCTTGGTCCTGCAGCGGCTTTCTCGCTGGTGTATTTCTTAATCATCTTGCTAGTGTGTTGGGTGTTCTACACCACCATCATGAACATGCAAAAAGACAAATAG
- a CDS encoding ABC transporter ATP-binding protein, which translates to MASITLNALAHTYTDNPTKPEDYAIREMSHVWEQGGAFALLGPSGCGKSTLLNIISGLLEPSHGEVLFDGKRVNELKPEERNIAQVFQFPVVYDTMTVFDNLAFPLRNIGVPEYKVKSKVYEVAEILELSDQLKRKAKGLSADQKQKVSMGRGLVRDDVSAILFDEPLTVIDPQLKWKLRRKLKQIHEQFNITMVYVTHDQLEASTFADKIAVMYNGQIVQFGTPRELFENPAHTFVGYFIGSPGMNFFEAELKSQDEKEALMFGDHEITVSDAMLTRLKAMGANKVTLGIRPEFVHVWDGKNDDAFPVDVDYVEDLGTYKILSFLFQGQVMKARLSEDQKVPSGQIYVSFPEQWTKVYVDEYLVDVIDQAKSEDQIKETDHAN; encoded by the coding sequence ATGGCTTCTATTACTCTAAATGCCTTAGCGCATACCTATACTGACAACCCTACAAAGCCAGAAGATTACGCCATCCGCGAGATGTCCCACGTATGGGAACAAGGCGGTGCATTTGCCTTACTTGGTCCGTCTGGCTGTGGAAAATCGACCCTGCTCAACATCATTTCAGGATTGCTGGAACCTTCCCATGGGGAAGTCTTGTTCGATGGCAAACGCGTGAACGAACTCAAACCCGAAGAACGCAATATCGCACAGGTTTTCCAATTCCCAGTGGTATACGACACCATGACGGTGTTCGATAACTTGGCTTTCCCACTACGCAATATCGGCGTGCCGGAATACAAGGTGAAGTCAAAAGTTTACGAAGTGGCCGAAATTCTAGAACTGTCTGATCAACTAAAACGCAAAGCCAAAGGTTTATCAGCAGATCAAAAACAAAAAGTATCCATGGGGCGCGGCTTGGTTCGTGACGATGTGTCTGCGATTTTGTTTGATGAACCACTCACCGTTATCGACCCGCAGTTGAAATGGAAACTACGTCGTAAGCTCAAGCAAATCCATGAACAATTCAACATCACCATGGTGTATGTGACGCACGACCAGCTAGAAGCGTCGACTTTCGCGGATAAGATCGCCGTTATGTACAACGGGCAAATCGTCCAGTTCGGCACACCACGAGAATTATTCGAAAACCCAGCTCATACCTTCGTTGGTTACTTTATCGGTAGTCCAGGTATGAACTTTTTTGAAGCAGAACTGAAAAGCCAAGACGAAAAAGAAGCGCTGATGTTTGGCGACCATGAAATTACCGTCAGTGACGCCATGTTAACGCGCTTAAAAGCCATGGGTGCCAACAAGGTCACCTTGGGAATTCGACCTGAATTTGTCCATGTGTGGGATGGCAAAAATGACGACGCTTTCCCAGTCGATGTGGATTATGTGGAAGACCTTGGTACCTACAAGATCCTGTCCTTCTTATTTCAAGGGCAGGTGATGAAAGCGCGCCTAAGTGAAGACCAGAAAGTACCTTCAGGACAAATCTATGTGAGCTTCCCTGAGCAATGGACCAAAGTCTATGTGGACGAATATCTGGTTGATGTGATCGATCAAGCCAAATCAGAAGATCAAATAAAGGAGACCGACCATGCAAACTAA
- a CDS encoding ABC transporter ATP-binding protein — MSLTLQNVSRVVEGETWIDNVNLSLEPGSFNVLLGRTLSGKTTLMRLMAGLDRPTKGKILMNGVDVTGVPVRERNISMVYQQFINYPNLTVYENIASPLRLAKMDETEIDRRVRETAAMLRIDPFLDRLPLQLSGGQQQRTAMARALVKDSQIILFDEPLVNLDYKLREELRQELRALFKARNCIAIYATTEPNEALALGGNTAVLNEGRLLQMGPTAEVYHQPKDIITAEMFSEPPINVVPGRVSEEEVTFDDTVHFRLNSDLRRLTPGEYQFGVRASHIGLVPHSDDDLELPVRVDLAEISGSETFLHVHNPHFDLVLHLSGVHAYQVDQEIKVYFPTHKLYAFDAQGKMVHSPARMRDQ, encoded by the coding sequence ATGTCTCTGACGCTGCAGAATGTATCGCGCGTTGTTGAAGGCGAGACGTGGATCGACAATGTCAATTTGTCGCTCGAACCTGGCTCTTTCAACGTTTTGCTTGGCCGCACACTGTCCGGTAAAACCACGCTTATGCGCCTCATGGCCGGTCTTGATAGACCAACTAAAGGCAAAATCCTTATGAATGGGGTGGACGTAACAGGTGTTCCTGTTCGCGAACGCAACATTTCTATGGTGTACCAACAGTTCATCAACTACCCCAACCTCACGGTGTACGAAAACATCGCCTCACCACTGCGTTTGGCCAAGATGGATGAAACAGAAATCGACCGCCGTGTACGTGAAACCGCCGCCATGCTGCGTATCGATCCCTTTCTTGATCGTTTGCCATTGCAATTGTCTGGTGGTCAACAACAACGTACAGCCATGGCGCGAGCCTTGGTGAAAGACTCGCAAATCATCTTATTCGATGAGCCACTGGTTAACCTCGATTACAAATTACGCGAAGAGCTGCGCCAAGAATTGCGCGCCTTGTTCAAAGCCCGTAACTGCATCGCCATTTATGCCACTACCGAACCTAACGAAGCCTTAGCCTTGGGTGGCAACACAGCCGTGTTGAACGAAGGGCGTTTACTGCAAATGGGGCCAACCGCTGAGGTTTACCATCAGCCCAAAGACATCATCACTGCGGAAATGTTCTCTGAACCCCCCATCAACGTGGTGCCAGGCCGCGTCAGCGAAGAAGAAGTCACCTTTGATGACACAGTACATTTTCGTTTAAACAGTGATCTACGCCGCTTAACACCCGGTGAATATCAGTTTGGTGTGCGCGCCTCGCACATCGGCTTGGTGCCTCATTCTGACGATGATTTAGAACTACCAGTACGAGTCGACTTGGCGGAAATCAGTGGTTCAGAAACCTTTCTGCATGTTCACAATCCGCATTTTGATTTGGTGCTGCACCTGTCTGGCGTTCATGCCTACCAAGTAGATCAAGAAATTAAGGTCTACTTTCCAACGCACAAGCTTTATGCCTTTGACGCCCAAGGCAAGATGGTGCATTCCCCAGCAAGAATGAGGGATCAATAA